The Deinococcus koreensis genome window below encodes:
- a CDS encoding FG-GAP-like repeat-containing protein produces the protein MNRILPMTAALTITALSLQGAPSQAAASGPATVSGTGTVAATVSSVPLQARRSCGAAFLAHPLPHTTTMRGGGARFYDSNGSGLGVGDLNGDGLLDAVLGNLAGTGTILWNLGGLRFRAQPLEDRSALASEIRDVKLVDVNADGRLDITLTHSRGGIGVWLGRQGGGFTREWLSGARTPAYTMQWDDLSGAGELNLITGSYDAALEAEMGSTFLFASNGGVAVYGPVRADAGGLSVQGQKLAKTAHTLALLPFDLDGDGTRELVVGNDFGMPDRVWKRSGATWAEIHPFGRITRNTMGFSSTDMDNDGVPELFATDMKPDFADPAAVAIWTGLLERTYERLQYRDIQRAENTLQVRHRGGTYRNVAYDLAMDSSGWSWSAQFGDLDNDGFEDLYVVNGMIDEVVFKFLKGGELVERNRAYRNTGRGRYALNPGWKLDSTASGRSMALADFDNDGRLDVLVNNVGSPAALYENQLCGGGALEVNLKWSGTHNLDALGATVLLRAGTASLRRDVRSGSGYLSGTPARVHFGLAGGAQAGALEVVWPDGLRSVVPRPPLNTRLTLTRTGGVP, from the coding sequence ATGAATCGCATCCTCCCCATGACGGCCGCCCTGACGATCACGGCCCTGAGCCTCCAGGGCGCCCCCTCGCAGGCCGCGGCGTCCGGGCCGGCGACCGTGTCTGGGACAGGAACCGTGGCGGCCACGGTCTCCAGCGTGCCTCTGCAGGCCCGCCGGAGCTGTGGCGCGGCGTTCCTGGCCCATCCCCTGCCCCACACCACGACCATGCGCGGCGGTGGGGCCCGCTTCTACGACTCCAACGGCTCGGGCCTGGGCGTGGGCGACCTGAACGGCGACGGCCTACTGGACGCTGTGCTGGGCAACCTGGCCGGCACCGGCACGATCCTGTGGAACCTGGGCGGGCTGCGCTTCCGGGCCCAGCCGCTGGAAGACCGCAGCGCCCTGGCCAGCGAAATCCGCGACGTGAAGCTGGTGGACGTGAACGCGGACGGCCGGCTGGACATCACCCTGACCCACTCGCGCGGCGGGATTGGGGTGTGGCTGGGGCGCCAGGGCGGCGGTTTCACGCGCGAGTGGCTCTCGGGCGCCCGCACCCCCGCCTACACCATGCAGTGGGACGACCTCTCCGGCGCAGGGGAGCTGAACCTGATCACCGGCTCCTACGACGCCGCGCTGGAGGCCGAGATGGGCAGCACCTTCCTGTTCGCCTCGAACGGCGGGGTGGCGGTCTACGGCCCGGTCCGGGCCGACGCGGGCGGCCTGAGCGTGCAGGGCCAGAAACTCGCCAAGACCGCGCACACGCTGGCCCTGCTGCCCTTCGATCTGGACGGCGACGGCACGCGCGAACTGGTGGTCGGCAACGACTTCGGTATGCCCGACCGGGTATGGAAGCGCTCCGGCGCGACCTGGGCCGAGATCCACCCCTTCGGGCGCATCACCCGCAACACCATGGGCTTTTCGAGCACCGACATGGACAACGACGGCGTGCCCGAACTGTTCGCCACCGACATGAAGCCCGACTTTGCCGACCCGGCGGCGGTGGCGATCTGGACCGGGCTGCTGGAGCGCACCTATGAGCGATTGCAGTACCGGGACATCCAGCGCGCCGAGAACACCCTGCAGGTGCGCCATCGCGGCGGCACCTACCGCAACGTGGCCTACGACCTGGCGATGGACTCCAGCGGCTGGAGCTGGTCGGCCCAGTTCGGCGACCTCGACAACGACGGCTTCGAGGATCTGTACGTGGTGAACGGCATGATCGACGAGGTGGTATTCAAGTTCCTGAAGGGGGGCGAACTGGTGGAACGCAACCGCGCCTACCGCAACACCGGCCGGGGCCGCTACGCCCTGAACCCCGGCTGGAAGCTGGATTCCACCGCCAGCGGCCGCTCCATGGCCCTGGCCGATTTCGACAACGACGGGCGGCTGGACGTGCTGGTCAACAACGTGGGCAGCCCGGCCGCGCTGTATGAAAACCAGCTGTGCGGGGGCGGCGCCCTGGAGGTGAACCTGAAGTGGAGCGGCACCCACAATCTGGACGCGCTGGGCGCCACGGTGCTGCTCAGGGCCGGCACGGCGAGCCTGCGGCGTGATGTCCGCAGCGGCAGCGGCTACCTGAGCGGCACGCCCGCCAGGGTGCACTTCGGACTGGCCGGGGGCGCGCAGGCGGGGGCGCTGGAGGTCGTCTGGCCGGATGGGCTGCGGTCGGTCGTGCCGCGTCCGCCCCTGAATACCCGCCTGACCCTCACGCGCACCGGAGGCGTTCCATGA
- a CDS encoding alpha-glucosidase/alpha-galactosidase — MTKAPKIALVGAGSTVFAKNLLGDILSFPELAGADIRLFDINPERLDVTAQVAARVAQTVGARPTVSTTTDRHRALDGADFVINMIQVGGYEPATVTDFEVPKKYGLRQTIADTLGIGGIMRGLRTIPVLAEMSRDMERLCPDALHLNYVNPMAMNVWGLARLSPRIRTVGLCHSVQGTAGELAHDLGLPVEEIDFLCAGINHMAFYLKFEHRGEDLYPRLMELAESGKVPAGNRVRYEMLRRLGFFVTESSEHFSEYVPYFIKAGRDDLIEKFGVPLDEYPRRCVSQIGGWEELRVKLQSPGEPLEVTRSVEYGSLIIHSVVTGQPRVVYGNVMNSPVNEGGSAGSGKLISNLPDECAVEVPCLVDKQGIQPTRIGRIPPQLAGLMQTNINVQALTVEALVTGNRDHIYHAAMLDPHTSAELDLDQIWALTTDLLAQHGDFIPQELQAAD; from the coding sequence ATGACTAAAGCACCCAAGATTGCCCTCGTCGGCGCCGGCAGCACCGTGTTCGCCAAGAACCTGCTGGGCGACATCCTGTCGTTTCCCGAACTGGCCGGCGCCGACATCCGCCTGTTCGACATCAACCCTGAGCGGCTGGACGTGACCGCTCAGGTCGCCGCGCGGGTCGCCCAGACGGTCGGCGCCCGGCCCACGGTGAGCACCACCACCGACCGGCACCGCGCCCTGGACGGCGCGGACTTCGTGATCAACATGATCCAGGTCGGCGGCTACGAGCCGGCCACCGTGACCGACTTCGAGGTGCCCAAGAAGTACGGCCTGCGCCAGACCATCGCCGATACCCTGGGCATCGGCGGGATCATGCGCGGTCTGCGCACCATTCCTGTCCTGGCCGAGATGAGCCGCGACATGGAACGCCTGTGCCCGGACGCCCTGCACCTGAACTACGTCAACCCGATGGCCATGAACGTCTGGGGGCTCGCGCGGCTCTCGCCCCGCATCAGGACGGTGGGGCTGTGCCACTCCGTGCAGGGGACGGCGGGGGAACTCGCCCATGACCTGGGCCTTCCGGTGGAGGAAATCGACTTCCTGTGTGCCGGCATCAACCACATGGCCTTCTACCTGAAGTTCGAGCACCGGGGTGAGGATCTCTACCCCCGCCTGATGGAGCTGGCGGAGTCCGGCAAGGTGCCGGCGGGCAACCGCGTGCGCTACGAGATGCTGCGCCGGCTCGGGTTCTTCGTGACCGAGAGCTCCGAGCATTTCTCGGAGTACGTGCCCTACTTCATCAAGGCGGGCCGCGACGACCTGATCGAGAAGTTTGGCGTGCCGCTCGACGAGTATCCACGCCGCTGCGTGAGCCAGATCGGCGGCTGGGAGGAGCTGCGCGTGAAGCTGCAGAGCCCGGGCGAGCCCCTGGAGGTGACCCGCTCCGTGGAATACGGCTCGCTGATCATCCATTCGGTCGTGACCGGGCAGCCGCGCGTGGTGTACGGCAACGTCATGAACTCTCCGGTGAACGAGGGCGGCAGCGCGGGCAGCGGCAAGCTGATCTCCAACCTGCCCGACGAGTGCGCGGTGGAGGTGCCGTGCCTGGTCGACAAGCAGGGCATCCAGCCCACCCGCATCGGCCGCATCCCGCCCCAGCTGGCGGGGCTGATGCAGACCAACATCAACGTGCAGGCCCTGACCGTGGAGGCCCTGGTGACCGGCAACCGCGACCACATCTACCACGCGGCCATGCTCGATCCGCACACCAGTGCGGAGCTGGATCTGGATCAGATCTGGGCGCTCACCACCGATCTGCTGGCCCAGCACGGGGATTTCATTCCGCAGGAGCTGCAGGCCGCCGACTGA
- a CDS encoding ABC transporter substrate-binding protein produces the protein MKKVAVLTTALSLLLANAAQAQTSIEYWLWDSNQQPAYQKCSADFTKKNPGITVKVTQKGWDDYWTGITTGFVSGTAPDVFTNHLARYPEFADNNQLVDIAPLIAQDKVATNIYYPGLADLWVKSGKRYGLPKDWDTVAVIYNVDMLKAAGITPAQLNNLSWNPTNGGTFEQAIARLTLDKNGKNGLAADFDKANVKQFGFASAYGAGANGQTEWSWLTATTGWKHNEGVFGKNYNFGDPRFVQSIQWLADLNLKKGYIPAFKDIQANGPDAQFVAKKAAMVVNGSWMIKYFVDNSPFKVGFALLPKGPNGKRMSMFNGLADSIWVGSKNKDAAWKWVKYLASAECQNTVGSYGVVFPAINSGVVKAQAVLKAKGVDVTAFTRQAKTPGGTFLFPITDNASKINDIMTSTMEGVFLGKAQAKDVLPAANDKVNALFK, from the coding sequence ATGAAAAAAGTCGCCGTCCTGACCACCGCCCTGAGCCTGCTGCTCGCCAACGCCGCCCAGGCCCAGACCAGCATCGAATACTGGCTCTGGGACAGCAACCAGCAGCCCGCCTACCAGAAGTGCTCGGCCGACTTCACCAAGAAGAACCCGGGCATCACGGTCAAGGTCACGCAGAAGGGCTGGGACGACTACTGGACGGGCATCACCACCGGCTTCGTCTCGGGCACCGCGCCCGACGTGTTCACCAACCACCTGGCCCGCTACCCCGAGTTCGCCGACAACAACCAGCTGGTCGATATCGCCCCGCTGATCGCCCAGGACAAGGTGGCCACCAACATCTACTACCCCGGCCTAGCCGACCTGTGGGTCAAGAGCGGCAAGCGCTACGGGCTGCCCAAGGACTGGGACACCGTGGCGGTCATCTACAACGTCGACATGCTCAAGGCCGCCGGGATCACCCCCGCGCAGCTCAACAACCTGAGCTGGAACCCCACCAACGGCGGCACCTTCGAGCAGGCCATCGCCAGGCTGACCCTCGATAAGAACGGCAAGAACGGGCTGGCGGCCGATTTCGACAAGGCCAACGTCAAGCAGTTCGGCTTCGCCAGTGCCTACGGCGCCGGGGCCAACGGCCAGACCGAGTGGAGCTGGCTGACCGCCACCACCGGCTGGAAGCACAACGAGGGCGTGTTCGGCAAGAACTACAACTTCGGCGATCCCCGCTTCGTCCAGAGCATCCAGTGGCTGGCGGACCTGAACCTGAAAAAGGGCTATATCCCCGCCTTCAAGGACATCCAGGCCAACGGCCCCGACGCCCAGTTCGTGGCGAAGAAGGCGGCGATGGTCGTGAACGGCTCCTGGATGATCAAGTACTTCGTGGACAATTCGCCCTTCAAGGTCGGCTTCGCCCTGCTGCCCAAGGGCCCCAACGGCAAGCGCATGAGCATGTTCAACGGTCTGGCGGACTCCATCTGGGTCGGCAGCAAGAACAAGGACGCCGCCTGGAAGTGGGTCAAGTACCTCGCCAGCGCCGAGTGCCAGAACACCGTGGGCAGCTACGGCGTGGTCTTCCCCGCCATCAACTCCGGCGTCGTGAAGGCCCAGGCGGTGCTGAAAGCCAAGGGCGTGGACGTCACCGCCTTCACCCGTCAGGCCAAGACGCCCGGCGGCACCTTCCTGTTCCCGATCACCGACAACGCCTCCAAGATCAACGACATCATGACCAGCACCATGGAAGGCGTGTTCCTGGGCAAAGCGCAGGCCAAGGACGTCCTGCCGGCCGCCAACGACAAGGTCAACGCCCTGTTCAAATAG